In the genome of Rhodospirillaceae bacterium, the window CCGGATGTGATCGAGCGTGCGCATGTTGTGCAACCGGTCGGCCAGCTTGACCAGCAGGACCCGCAGATCCTCCGACATGGCGAGCAGCAGCTTGCGGAAATTCTCCGCTTGCCGGGCTTCCGAACCGGTAATTTCGAGCTGGGACAGCTTTGTGACGCCGTCGACCAGCTTGGCGATCTCCGTGCCGAACAGGTCTTCGATTTCCGGCAGGGTCGCGCGGGTATCTTCGACGGTATCGTGGAGCAGCGCCGTGATGATCGAGGCACCGTCCAGACGATAGTGGGTGAGGATGCCCGCGACCTCGACCGGATGGGAGAAATAGGGATCGCCGCTGGCGCGCTTCTGCGCACCGTGCGCCTTCATCGAGAACACGTAAGCCCGGTTTATCGCCTGCTCGTCGGCCGACGGATCGTATTGCTTGACGGTCTCGACAAGTTCGTATTGCCGCATCATCGCGAAACGCTCTGCGACAGTACAGGACCGAACAAATTTCGGCCGGAAGCCCCCGGCCTGCCGCGCGACAGGCAGGGCCCGTTCCGGCAGGCGCGCCGGAGAATTCGGCGGGGAACGCGCGTCCGGCCCAGCGTCAGCCCTCCGGTTCTTCCGGTTCCTCCGGTTTGAGCTCCTCACCGCCTAGCAGGATGCCCGTATCCGCCTCTGCCACCGCTTCGGGGGCAGCATCCTGGATCGCACCGGTTTCTCCGGCATCGGCGATTGCGGCGTCAGCGACCGCGGCGTTCGCGGCCTGCTGGTCGGCGACACCGCCGTCCACCGGCGTTGCGCCCAGAACGATCGACTCCCGGGTCAGCGCCTCGGCAACTTCCAGATCTTCTTCCAGATCGTCGCTCGGCTGCTGCTTTTGCAGGCCGAGTATGAGCGATTCCTGGAGCTCGTCGAACGACAGCGTATCTTCGGCTATTTCCCTGAGGGCGATCACCGGATTCTTGTCATTGTCACGGTCCAGCGTCTCCGCCGCACCTGACGAGATATCCCGTGCGCGCTGCGATGCGTACATCACGAGATTGAAACGGTTCGGCACCTTGAGGATGCAGTCTTCTACGGTAACGCGCGCCATGCGGCGGTCTCCCGGCAACGAGGCTCCAGGACGCCGGCGGCTGCCTTCCGAAGCAGTCCCGGCCCGGAACCGGTTTCGGCGATCTTCCCCGCCCGGCACCGAACCGGTTTTCGGGTTCGGTGCGAATGGCCGATGCCGGACAGGATTGCAGCGCAATATATTTTGCCACAGGCGCGAAGCAAGCGCTCCGGCTGACGCAGGGAAAATCCGAACTCAGGCCTGATTCCCGGGGTCCAGGCGAACGCAGCCGTGATCGGGCGGCAGTGCCGCGACCAGGTCAGCCACCGTCCGGCGGGTGACAGGATGACGCCAGCCCGGGGCGATCTCCGCCAACGGCAGCAAGACGAAAGCGCGAGTGTCCATTCGCGGATGCGGCAGGATGGGTGGGCCGGCAGACACCTGCCCCCGGTAGTCGATCAGATCCAGATCGAGGGTGCGGGGAGCGTTCGCCGTTGCGCCCTCGCGCTGCCGCCCGAAACGACTTTCGACGGCGTGCAGAAGCTCCATCAAGGCGCCGGCGGAGCCGGGTGCGGAGGACCGGCCGGGTTCGATCCGCCACACCGCGTTCATGTAGTCGGGCTGATCCGAGGGCGGCCACGCGGGCGAGACATAGAGGCTGCTGCGTTCGACAGGTTCGACGCCGACCGTTCCCAGCCACGCCGCGGCTTCGGCAAAGGTCTGAGCAACCGTGCTGCCGCCGGGGCCCGGAAGATTTCCGCCGACCGCGACATAGATCGGGTGCGGTCCGGCCGCGGGCTGCGCTGTTACGCCCATCGCACTATCTCGTGATTTCCTGCGGGACAGGTGATTACCCCGGGCGCCGGGACGCTATATAATCGATAACAATTACAGGACGTGGCAATGACAGTTCGCAACCTCAGCATCTATTCCGACGAGAAAATTGCGATTTTCATCGACGGTTCCAACCTCTACGCGGCGGCCCGGACCCTCGGCTTCGATATCGACTACAAGCGGCTGCTCGAGTTCTTCCGCACCCGCGCCATCCTGGTGCGCGCCTTCTACTACACGGCCCTCATCGAGGATCAGGAATATTCGCCGATCCGGCCGCTGGTCGATTGGCTCGACTACAACGGCTACACCATGGTTACCAAGCCGACCAAGGAGTTCACGGACTCCCAGGGCCGGCGCAAGATCAAGGGTAACATGGACATCGAGCTTGCCATCGACATGATGGAGCTCTCCGAAAAACTCGACCATGTCGTCCTGTTTTCCGGCGACGGCGATTTCCGCCGCCTGGTCGACGCCGTGCAGCGCAAGGGCGTGCGCGTGACCGTTATCAGCACCGTCAAGACGTCGCCGCCGATGGTCGCCGACGAATTGCGCCGCCAGGCCGATATCTTCCTTGAGTTGGCCGACCTGTCCGAGAACATCCAGCGCGATCCGCGCGACCGGCCGCCGCCGCGCCGCGACCGCTTCGAGCGCGACGAGCGCGACGGTGACGAAGCCTTTGCCGACGATGAATTCGACCGGGAAGGCTGAGGCGCCGGTCCCGGTCTCAGCCGGGTCGGCAGACCCTTCGAAGCCGTAGCAGCGTCTTCGCGATGGCGGCCCCGGATACGCCTGGGGATACGCCCGGCCGCGATTGCGCCCTGTGTCCCCGGCTCGCCGCATTCCGAAGCGAATGGCGCATCCGCGAGCCGGCATGGCACAACGCGCCGGTGCCGTCCTTCGGCGGAATCGACGCCCGGCTCCTGATCGTCGGCCTTGCGCCGGGATTGCGCGGCGCCAACCGGACCGGCCGGCCCTTCACGGGGGATTGGGCCGGAGACCTGCTGTACGACACCCTGATCCGCTACGGTTTTGCAAGCGGAACCTACGACCGCCGCCGGGACGACGGACTCGTTCTGGCCGATTGCCGGATTACCAACGCCGTGCGCTGCGTGCCGCCGGAGAACCGCCCGGCGACCGCCGAAAGCCGGGCTTGCCTGCCTTTTCTGACAGAAGAAATCCGGGCTATGCCGCAGTTGGATACCATCCTGGCGCTCGGCGGAATCGCTCACGGCATGACGCTCGCAGCGCTCGGCCTGAAGAAATCCGCCTTCGCCTTTCGCCACGGCGCCTTTCACCCGGTGGCAAACGGGCTGACTCTCGCCGACAGCTATCATTGCTCCCGCTACAACACCAACACCGGCCGTCTGACGCCTGAAATGTTCAGGGCGGTGTTTGCCGAAATCCGGGCGCGCCTGGACTGAGCCGGATCGAAAGCGACCCCGATCCTGGTACGACCGGCTGCTCATCGTTAGCCGGTCCAATGGCCAGCTCGATCGGGTTGAGGTCGGGCGAGTGGGCCGGCAGGAACCGGAGATGGGTGTCGGCGCTGCGGATGGCATGGCGGACGGCCTTGCCCGGCGCCACGCTACCGGTCCTGCGATAGCGCGCCGTCCAGCGCGGAACACAGGAAACACCGATACCGAATCGCGCCGCTACCGACCGGATCGGCGCGCCCGCCAGATGGGCCCGGACAACACGCTCGCGAAGATCATTGGAATAGGGGCGCGTCATTCAAGCTGGCCTCCTCCACAGTAGATAGCTTGAATCATATCCCCAAAATTGAGGAAATCCCTTAAGATTCACTCAATGACAGACTTCTCTGGTGTTGAATTATGAATAAATTTATATTTATTTTAGTGCCTCGCGTCCGGAGGAAGAAACGGAAATAGTTCGGGACGCAGCTTCGGGATCCGTATGTCTGACCAAACTGAAATCAGGGAGAAATCGACCATGAAGAAGCACCTGCGCAAGACTGCGCTTGCGTTTGCGGCTGCGGCTTTCTGCATTGCCGGAACCGCGCAGGCCGCCGACGTGACGGTCGGCTATCAGCTCGTTTACGGGCCCTGGAAAGCCAAGATGAAAGAACTCAGAGCCAACGGCCTGGGCGGCAAGAGCATAGAGTTCGTCAAGTTCACTTCGGGAACCGAGGTGATCAACGCCATGGCGTCGGGCTCGGTGGATATCTCGTTGAACGGTTCCTCGCCGACGGCGGCGGGCTACAGCCGGGGCGTCGACCTGCAGGTCATCTACATCTACGATAACATCAACGATGCCGAAGCCCTGGTCGTCGACAAGTCGGTGACTGCGCCGCAAGACCTCAAGGGCAAGACGATTGCCGTGCCATTCGGCTCGACGACCCATTTCCACATGATGTTCGCCCTGGAGCAGTTCGGAATCTCGCCGAAGGAACTGAAGGTCATCGACATGTCTCCGCCGGATATGGTTGCGGCGTGGGAACGCGGCGACATCAACGGCGGATTCGTCTGGGATCCGGCGCTCGGCCGCATGAAGAAGAAGGGGCGGGTTCTGCTGACCTCCGGCGACCTCAGCAACTGGGGCAAGGCCACGTTCGACGCCATGGTCGCGCGCAAGGGTTTCACCGACAAGAATCCGAAATTTGCCTGCCAGTGGGTGAAGATGGTGGCAGCGGCTGACGCCGACTATCGCGCCAACCCCGGCAAGTACGGCCCCGGCACCGCCAACGCCAAGGGGATCGCGGCCGCGGTCTCCGGCGACGAGAGCCAGGTCGGCGGCGTGCTGGCCCTGTACGACTACCCGACGCTCCAGCAGCAGATTTCCGGAACCTGGTTGGGCGGCGGCGTGCAGAACGCGCTGAAGGCGGCCTCGGAGTTCCTGAAGGCCCAGGGCAAGCTCGACAAGGTGCTGGACAGCTACGCGGATTCGGCGAACCCGAAATTCGCCAAGATGGCGCTGGAAGGCGGCTGCTAGGCGCCGAGGACTGCCGCACACAAATGTCGTTTCGGCCGGAACCGGCGATGGGCGCCGGTTCCGGCCGGGATGGCGGCGTCCGGCTTCAACCGCTCGGAAGGGCGCGTTTCCCGAACCGTCCTTCGCATGAGCGCCCGGACCGGCCGTACATCGGCAGGCACCCATGACCGCGGTCATCAGCCTCAATCACGTCGCCATGGTGTTTCCCGCCCTGCAAGGGCTGGGAAGCGTCAAGGCGCTCGAAGACGTGAACTTCGAGTTCCGGGAAAACGAATTCGTTGTCGCGCTCGGCGCTTCGGGCTGCGGCAAGACCACGTTGCTGAACGTCATCGCCGGGTTTCTGCCGCCGACATCCGGCCAGGTCCTGCACAAGGGCGATCCGATCAGCGGGCCGGGCCGGGATCGCGGCGTCGTTTTCCAGAAACACGCCCTGCTTCCGTGGCTCAACGTCATTCAGAACACCGAATTCGGGCTCAAGCTTCAGGGCGTGGCAAGCGCCGAGCGGCGCATCAGGGCGCGCGAGAACCTCGCCCTGGTCGGCCTGTCGGACTTCGAAAACTATCCGATCTACCAGCTTTCCGGTGGGATGCAGCAACGGGTCGGGTTGGCGCGGGCGCTGACCTGCGACCCGGACATGCTGCTGATGGACGAACCGCTCGGCGCCCTCGACGCCTTCACCCGCGAGAATATGCAGGAACTGATTCTCGACGTTTGGCAGAAGACCCGGAAAGTCGTCTTCTTCATCACCCATAGCGTCGAGGAAGCGCTGTTCATGGCGACCCGCCTTGTTGTCATGTCGCCGAGGCCGGGCCGCATCACGCACGAATACGAACTCGACTTCTACAATCAGTATTTCGAGTCCGGCAATGCGAGGCAGGTCAAGTCCTCGGCCGAATTCATCGCAATGCGCGAAGAGATCCTCTCGATCATCTACGGCGAAGAGAGGAGCGGGCTGGAGCCATGAATCTCGGGATATTCTCGCGCCGGAAATCGGAGGTCGTCGACCAGTACGGCGCACCGGGGCGCGGCAGGAGCACCGCCATCAGCGCGGTGACCATCGTGATCATCCTGGGCGGCTGGTGGCTCGCCACGCAACTCGAACTGATCCGGCCCCTGTTCCTGCCGGCGCCCGAGATGGTGATCTCGAAATTCAACAGGATCGCCTGTACGGATTACTATTTCGAACAACTGCTCGTCCTGATCGGCGCCAGTGCGGCGGTCACGTCCGAATGCCAAGGATTCAGCGAACATGCCCTGCACGAGCATGTTCTCTGGAGCCTCTACCGGGTCTTCGGCTCTTTCTTCCTGGCGGTCATAACGGCGGTGCCCATCGGCATCGCCATGGGCATGAGCCGCTACGCCCGCGGCGTGTTCGACCCGCCGATCGAATTCTACCGGCCGATTCCGCCGCTCGCCTATCTGCCGCTGACCATCATCTGGTTCGGCATCGGGGAATCCGGCAAGCTCTTCCTGATCTATCTGGCCTGCTTCGCACCGATTGCGATCAACGCGCGCGCCGGGGTGCGTTCGGTATCGATCGAGCAGATCCATGCGGCCTATTCGATGGGCGCAACCAGCCAGCAGGTGATCCGCCAGGTGGTCATCAAGGCGGCGCTGCCCGAAATCCTCACCGGGATGCGCGTCGCGATTGCTTTCGGCTGGACCACCCTCGTCGCGGCGGAAATGGTCGCGGCCAAGGCGGGAATCGGCGTGATGGTGCTGAACGCCGCCCGTTTCCTCGCCACCGATATCGTTTTCCTCGGCATCGTGGTTATCGGCGCCGTCGCCTTCATTTTCGATCTTATCATGCGGCGTATCGAGCGGGCCCTCGTCCCCTGGAAGGGCAAGGTCTGACCGGGCTCCGCTGCCGGTAACGCCTGCGTTCAATACCACGCTTCCGGTAGTTCCTCCTTGCGCCGGGCGACGAAGGCGTCGAGTTCCTCGCGCACGGCTTCGTCCATCGGCGGCGGCGCGTATTGCTCCAGCATCTCCTTCCAGCGCGCATGGGCGCGGCGGCGCATGTCGGTCGATCCGCGTTCGAGCCAGTTCTCCATGGTATCGTTGTCGGACAGCGTCGGCTCATAAAACGCGGTCAGATAGTTGCGCATCGTGTGGTCGCAGCCCAGGAAATGGCCGCCGGGGCCGACTTCGCCATAGGCGTCGCGGGCCAGGGCCTCGTCGCCGGTGTCGAGCCCTTCGCCGACCAGTTTCCGGTAGCTGCCGAGCCGGTCGGCGTCCATGACCAGCTTCTCGAACCCGGTGCACAGGCCGCCTTCGAGCCAGCCGGCCGCCTGGAGCACGAAGTTGGCGCCGGCCAGCACGGTCGAATGCATCGAATCGGCGGATTCGTAGGCCGCCTGGGCATCCTCGATCTTCGAGGACGTCAGCGAGCCGCCGCAGCGCAAGGGCAGCCCGGCCCGCCGGGCGAGCTGGCCCATGACATAGTGCGACAGCGCCGGCTCCGGCGTCCCGAAGGTCGGCGCGCCGGATCTCAGCGACATCGAGGTGAGGAAATTGCCGAGGATGAAAGGCGCGCCGGGCCGCACGAGCTGGGCGAAGGCGCAGACCATCAGCGCCTCGGCCAGGGCCTGGGCGATCGAGGCGGCGGTCGAGACCGGCCCCATGGCGCCGGACAGGATGAAGGGCGCCACGGCGATGCCCTGCCCGCGCCCGCAATAGGCCCGGATCGCTTCCGTCACCACCTTGTCCACCAGCAGCGGCGAGTTGGTGTTGACGTTGCCGAGGATGACGCAGTGCTCGTCCATCGTCTCCCGGCCGAAGACGATCTCGGCCATGTCGACGCTGTCCTGCGCCCGGCTCTTCTCGGTGATGGCGCCGAAATGCGGCTTGTCGCTCAGCGTCATGTGAGCGTGGAGCATGTCGAGGTGGCGGGTGCTCACCGGGATATCGCAGGGCTCGCAGACCACGAAGCTGCCGTGATGCAGGTGCGGGTGCATGTAGATGAGCTTCACCAGGTTCCGGAAGCTCTCGAGATCGCCATAGCGCCGGCCGCCCTCGAGGTCGCGCACGAAAGGCGGGCCGTAGACCGCGGCATAGACCTGGTTGTCGCCGCCGATCACGACCGAGCGGTCGGGATTGCGCGCACGCTGCGTGAACTGGCGCGGCGCCTTCGCGCACATCGCGCGGACCCAGTCCGCCGGCGCGCGGACCAGATCGTCGTCAACGGTGGCGCCCGCCTCCCGCCACAATTGCAGCGCCTCGGGATCGCCGCGGAAGGCGATTCCGACATCCTGCACGATCCAGTCGACCTGGGTTTCGATGCGCCGGAGCTCTTCCTCGTCGAGGACTTCGAATGCCGGCAGGCGCCGCCGGATATAGGGCGAAGCCGGCGCCCCCCTGGCGGCAGCGGGCCGCTGGCGCGCGGCCCGGGCGCGTCGGGCCATGGCAACCCTCCTTCGATCGGCGGCGGAGCGAGGCGCCGCCCGGCGCAGGTCGGCCGGCGCTGCCCTGCCTTCCGCGTTCCTACCGTGACCCTCACGGAAGGGGGCGCACCCCTTACAACAGGCGCCGGCCGCATGCTAGCCTGAATCGGTCGGCACAAACCCTCCAGCGCAAGGCCCCGTGTGACACCAGTTTCAACCGCATCGTCCGGCGGCGTCGGACAGGCGCGCCTGCGCGTCGAGGACCGGGCGCTCCTGACCGGCCGGGGCCGTTTCACCGACGATATCCGGATCGCCGGCTGCCTCCACGCCGCCTTCGTGCGCAGCCCGGAAGCGCAGGGGCGGATCGCCGCGGTCGACATGGCGGAAGCGGCGGCCATGCCCGGTGTCGTCCGCATTTTCACCGGCGCGGACCTTGCCGGCCTGGGACGGACTTCGGTCAACCCGCTCATGCCCGAACTCCGGCCGCTACCGCCGCAACCGCTCGCTGTTGAAACCGTTGCCGCGGTCGGCGCGCCGGTCGCCGTCGTCGTCGCGGAAACCGCGGCAGCAGCGCTCGATGCCGCCGAAGCCGTCTTCGTGGACATCGAGCCGCTCCCCCTGCGGTCGCCGGATGGCGCGGCAACGGCTTATCGGGCGCGCGAAACCTGGCGGTCGAAGCCGGCAGGAGAGGCCCGCAACGCCGCCGCGCGGGCAACCGTTTCCCTGCGCCAGCCGCTGCTCGCCCCGGCGGCGCTGGAGCCGCGCGGGCTGGTCGCCGACGCCGCGACGGTGCCGGGCCGGCTGACCGTCTGGCTCGGCAGCCAGTCGCCGCACCGGGCGCGCGAGGAACTGGCCGCCGCGCTCGGTATGGAACCGGAACTCGTCCGGG includes:
- the folK gene encoding 2-amino-4-hydroxy-6-hydroxymethyldihydropteridine diphosphokinase is translated as MGVTAQPAAGPHPIYVAVGGNLPGPGGSTVAQTFAEAAAWLGTVGVEPVERSSLYVSPAWPPSDQPDYMNAVWRIEPGRSSAPGSAGALMELLHAVESRFGRQREGATANAPRTLDLDLIDYRGQVSAGPPILPHPRMDTRAFVLLPLAEIAPGWRHPVTRRTVADLVAALPPDHGCVRLDPGNQA
- a CDS encoding NYN domain-containing protein, giving the protein MTVRNLSIYSDEKIAIFIDGSNLYAAARTLGFDIDYKRLLEFFRTRAILVRAFYYTALIEDQEYSPIRPLVDWLDYNGYTMVTKPTKEFTDSQGRRKIKGNMDIELAIDMMELSEKLDHVVLFSGDGDFRRLVDAVQRKGVRVTVISTVKTSPPMVADELRRQADIFLELADLSENIQRDPRDRPPPRRDRFERDERDGDEAFADDEFDREG
- a CDS encoding uracil-DNA glycosylase; the encoded protein is MAAPDTPGDTPGRDCALCPRLAAFRSEWRIREPAWHNAPVPSFGGIDARLLIVGLAPGLRGANRTGRPFTGDWAGDLLYDTLIRYGFASGTYDRRRDDGLVLADCRITNAVRCVPPENRPATAESRACLPFLTEEIRAMPQLDTILALGGIAHGMTLAALGLKKSAFAFRHGAFHPVANGLTLADSYHCSRYNTNTGRLTPEMFRAVFAEIRARLD
- the tauA gene encoding taurine ABC transporter substrate-binding protein, yielding MKKHLRKTALAFAAAAFCIAGTAQAADVTVGYQLVYGPWKAKMKELRANGLGGKSIEFVKFTSGTEVINAMASGSVDISLNGSSPTAAGYSRGVDLQVIYIYDNINDAEALVVDKSVTAPQDLKGKTIAVPFGSTTHFHMMFALEQFGISPKELKVIDMSPPDMVAAWERGDINGGFVWDPALGRMKKKGRVLLTSGDLSNWGKATFDAMVARKGFTDKNPKFACQWVKMVAAADADYRANPGKYGPGTANAKGIAAAVSGDESQVGGVLALYDYPTLQQQISGTWLGGGVQNALKAASEFLKAQGKLDKVLDSYADSANPKFAKMALEGGC
- a CDS encoding taurine ABC transporter ATP-binding protein; this translates as MVFPALQGLGSVKALEDVNFEFRENEFVVALGASGCGKTTLLNVIAGFLPPTSGQVLHKGDPISGPGRDRGVVFQKHALLPWLNVIQNTEFGLKLQGVASAERRIRARENLALVGLSDFENYPIYQLSGGMQQRVGLARALTCDPDMLLMDEPLGALDAFTRENMQELILDVWQKTRKVVFFITHSVEEALFMATRLVVMSPRPGRITHEYELDFYNQYFESGNARQVKSSAEFIAMREEILSIIYGEERSGLEP
- a CDS encoding ABC transporter permease subunit, producing the protein MNLGIFSRRKSEVVDQYGAPGRGRSTAISAVTIVIILGGWWLATQLELIRPLFLPAPEMVISKFNRIACTDYYFEQLLVLIGASAAVTSECQGFSEHALHEHVLWSLYRVFGSFFLAVITAVPIGIAMGMSRYARGVFDPPIEFYRPIPPLAYLPLTIIWFGIGESGKLFLIYLACFAPIAINARAGVRSVSIEQIHAAYSMGATSQQVIRQVVIKAALPEILTGMRVAIAFGWTTLVAAEMVAAKAGIGVMVLNAARFLATDIVFLGIVVIGAVAFIFDLIMRRIERALVPWKGKV
- a CDS encoding trimethylamine methyltransferase family protein; the encoded protein is MARRARAARQRPAAARGAPASPYIRRRLPAFEVLDEEELRRIETQVDWIVQDVGIAFRGDPEALQLWREAGATVDDDLVRAPADWVRAMCAKAPRQFTQRARNPDRSVVIGGDNQVYAAVYGPPFVRDLEGGRRYGDLESFRNLVKLIYMHPHLHHGSFVVCEPCDIPVSTRHLDMLHAHMTLSDKPHFGAITEKSRAQDSVDMAEIVFGRETMDEHCVILGNVNTNSPLLVDKVVTEAIRAYCGRGQGIAVAPFILSGAMGPVSTAASIAQALAEALMVCAFAQLVRPGAPFILGNFLTSMSLRSGAPTFGTPEPALSHYVMGQLARRAGLPLRCGGSLTSSKIEDAQAAYESADSMHSTVLAGANFVLQAAGWLEGGLCTGFEKLVMDADRLGSYRKLVGEGLDTGDEALARDAYGEVGPGGHFLGCDHTMRNYLTAFYEPTLSDNDTMENWLERGSTDMRRRAHARWKEMLEQYAPPPMDEAVREELDAFVARRKEELPEAWY